The genomic window ATCGGACCCTACGACGCAGACTGGGGCTATAACCAGAATTGAGAGTGATAAGGATGAAGTAGCTCTAACATTCAATGTAGCTTGGGGCGATGACGAAGTATTAGAAATTCTCGAAGTACTTCAAAACCACAAGGTCCGTGCAACTTTTTTTGTAAATGGGGATTGGGCTCTAAGAAATGAGGATATCGCTAAAATCATCATTGAGGATCAACACGAAGTTGGTTTGCTTGGTTTCCATGATGACCCTTATATTGGACGCTCCGAGGAATATATTGAAGAGGACTTGAAAAATGGCTCTGATGTATTAAAAAGGTTAGATTATGAACCGTTAACGTTCGTCCGTCTACCAGACAATAAGTTTGATCAAACAATTGTAGAGTATATTGAAGATTTAGGTTACCAAGTTGTATTTTGGAGTCATTATGAAACCATTGGTGATGATGCTGAACCTGAGCAAGAAGCTGAACGTATCTCCAGTGATTTTGACCGGGGAGAAATCATTGTATTTCCTGCCTCAGATAATCTCACCGCTACATCAGAAGTGGTTGATAGCTTGATCAGCCAAAAGTTAACTGATGGTTATTCCTTCATTTCACTCACTGAGTTATTATCCCCAGCCAATATTGAACTTCGCCCTATAAACTAAAAAGGATAGTCGCAATGGCGACTATCCTTTCGTTTGTACTTCACGTGTATCATTTTTATCTGCTTTGAACCCGACAATTTTATGCAGTTTAAGTAACTGATAGGTGTTACATGCTAAAAGTGGCACAATCATGAGCATGAGCCATTCAGGGTCATCCACCCGCAATACAGGGAGCCATTCGATAGTCGTTACGACAAACATGAAGAAAATCGCTGGCAGGAAAGCTCTTTGGTGAGTTTCTTTAGCTTTTACAAAAGCCACTCCAATGGAATATACCAATAACATCGCAGCCACAAGTATATAGTTGATTAATGGTTCTGGATCTTCCGCCCTTATATATCTCAGATAGATCAGCTCAAAAAACACGAATGAAATAATCAAAATTTGTGCATGTTTCCAATACTTACCGAAGAAACCTTGCCCAATCTGATGCAAAGTAAGGTATGCGAAAAATCCCATCTGACTAATGACACTATATACCAACCCTAAACCGATGAACCATATCAATGCTCCGAAGATCTCCCATCCATTAAATGGGCTTATGTAGGGTTCATATGCGTGAGGTTGCACGAAGAAGCTGGTTACGACAGTTGTAATCGCACCTATAAAAAGTAATGTTGTAAAAAATTTCAGCCATGCTCTTACAGTCACAGTATGTCCTCCTAAAAATAAATTCCATTCATATTTTATCACGTATTCACATATTTTGCTTTTTGCATTTGTGTATATTTTTTCACAGGCTCCTTATATTATAAGTAGTTCGATTTCAAAGAGGAGTCATACTCATGAAAAAAATAATCATGATTT from Halalkalibacillus sediminis includes these protein-coding regions:
- a CDS encoding polysaccharide deacetylase family protein, translating into MKIYFFNWTSLKKWSMLIGLVVLLFTSIHYSSGLVSQQSDPTTQTGAITRIESDKDEVALTFNVAWGDDEVLEILEVLQNHKVRATFFVNGDWALRNEDIAKIIIEDQHEVGLLGFHDDPYIGRSEEYIEEDLKNGSDVLKRLDYEPLTFVRLPDNKFDQTIVEYIEDLGYQVVFWSHYETIGDDAEPEQEAERISSDFDRGEIIVFPASDNLTATSEVVDSLISQKLTDGYSFISLTELLSPANIELRPIN
- a CDS encoding KinB-signaling pathway activation protein; this translates as MTVRAWLKFFTTLLFIGAITTVVTSFFVQPHAYEPYISPFNGWEIFGALIWFIGLGLVYSVISQMGFFAYLTLHQIGQGFFGKYWKHAQILIISFVFFELIYLRYIRAEDPEPLINYILVAAMLLVYSIGVAFVKAKETHQRAFLPAIFFMFVVTTIEWLPVLRVDDPEWLMLMIVPLLACNTYQLLKLHKIVGFKADKNDTREVQTKG